In Sorangium aterium, the genomic stretch CGGACCCGCGGACCCTAGCACCGCGCGCTCAGGGGGCGCAGCACCGACCGTCATCCCATGGGTTGGGGAAATCCTGCGCTCGGCCGACGCGCCGTCATCCGAGGGCGGTCGCCCCGGCTTCGCGACGGGATCCGCGTCACGTCACTCGGCGTCCACCAGTCGTGCGGGCGAAGCTGCGCTCCCTCCTCATTCCGTCCGCTGTGCGAGCCTCGCCCTCCGGCGAACCGGAAACGGTTAGGAGGAGGCAGCTGGGAGCCCTCGGCGAACCGGAAACGGTTAGGAGGAGGCAGCTGGGAGCCTTCGGCGGACCGGAAACGGTTCGGAGGAAGCAGCCGGGAGCCGCCGTTGACCCGGAGACGGTTAGGAGGAGGCAGCTGGGAGCCTTCGGCGGACCGGAGATGGTTCGGAGGAAGCAGCCGGGAGCCGCCGTTGGACCGGAGATGGTTCGGAGGAAGCAGCCGGGAGCCGCCGTTGGACCGGAGACGGTTCGGAGGAAGCAGCCGGGAGCCGCCGTTGAACCGGACATGGTCGCCAGTGCCTCCTTCTCGATCGCACAGCCGTGCCCCTTGCGGTCCTGGCCAAGCGTCTCACCTCCATCTCGCCCCATATCCCCACTCCCGTAGCGCCGAGGGGAGGGTCTGCGCGGCGGCCGGGGGTGGGCGCGATCGAGCACCGACCGAGGTGCCATAAGGTCCCGGAGGGCTCCACGTCTCAGGCGCGCCTTGTGTGGCGCGCGACGAAACGTCCCAGGTGGCAAGGCCCGAAGGGAGACATGCCGGGCGGTGGTCCATGCGCAAGCTCCACGCTTCCGCCTCGGCGGATGGCGAGCGCCCACCCCCGGCCGCCGCGCAGACCCTCCCCTCGGCGCGGCCCCCCGGCAGGGCCGCCTCCTTGGTGGCCTACTCGTCCTCCGCCTCGCCTTTGTCCCCCCGCAGCCCGAGCGCCTTGAACTTCTTGTACAGGTGGCTCCGCTCGAGCCCGAGCCCGCGGGCCGTCGCGGCCATCTGCCCTCCATGATGGCCGAGCGCCTCCTCCAGGATGGTCCGCTCCGCCTCCTCCGCGAGCACCCGGAACGGCACCCCCGGCCGGAAGAGCCCGCCCTTCATCGCAGCCTGCTGCCCCCCGAGGCAGACCTTCACGTCGCCCTCGTCGATCGTCTCGTCCGGCGTCAGGATCACCAGCCGCTCGATGATGTTGCGCAGCTCCCGCACGTTCCCCGGGAAGCTGTAGGCGACCAGCATGCTCATCCCGCCGTCCGTGAACGCCATCCCGGGCCGATCGTTCGCCTGCGTCGCGAGCGCGAGGAAGTGCCGCGCGAGCAGCGGCACGTCCTCGCGCCGCGCGCGGAGCGGCGGCAGCGACAGCGGCAGCACGTTCAGCCGATCGTAGAGATCCGGCCGGAACTGCCCCTCCCGGCACGCCGCCTCGATGTCGCGGTTCGTCGCCGCCACCACGCGCACGTCGACCTTGATCGTCTCGTGCCCGCCCACGCGCTCGATCTCCCGCTCCTGGAGCACCCTGAGCAGCTTCGCCTGCATCGCGAGCGGCATGTCCCCGACCTCGTCGAGGAACAGCGTCCCGCCGCTCGCGCGCTCGAACTTCCCTCGCCGCTGCTTCGTGGCGCCCGTGAACGCGCCAGCCTCGTGCCCGAACATCTCGCTCTCGATGAGCTCGCTCGGGACCGCGGCGCAGTTCATCTTCTCGAGCGGCCCGCGCGCCCGCTTCGACGCACCGTGGATCGCGCGCGCGACGAGCTCCTTGCCGGTGCCGCGCTCGCCCGTCACGAAGACCGTCGCGGTCGCCTTCGCCGCGCGCGCGATCTGCTCGCGCAGGTCGAGCATCGCGCGGCTCTCTCCGATGAGCTCGCCGACCTGGCCGGTCTGCGTTCGCAGCGCCTTCGCCTCGGCCTCGGCGCGGACGAGGCGCAGGGTGTTCTCGAGCACGAGCAGCAGCCGGTCGGTCGAGAGCGGCTTCTCCAGGAAGTCGATCGCCCCGAGCCGCGTCGCGCGGACGGCGGCGTCGACCGTCGCGTGGCCGCTCATCATCACGACGGGCAGCTCCGAGCCGGCGACGCGTATCCGCTGGAGCAGCTCCACGCCGTCACCGTCGGGCAGCGAGACGTCGAAGAGCGCGATGTCGTAGCTCCGCTTCGCGAGCTTCTCCTCGGCCACCCCGACGCCGCCGGCGACGTCGACCGTGTAGCCCTCGAGCGACAGGGCCTTCTGGAGGGTCGTCAAGATCGCCCGCTCGTCGTCGAGCACCAGCACATGTCCGCGCGGCATGTTTGCCACCGTAGCGCGGAACCGCCGCGGCCGATGCCCGCCGGCTGCGCGCCGACGCTGGAGCGCGGGGCACCCTGCCGGAGCGCGGGCGCACTCCGCCGGAACCAGTGCATGGAACGGGCGTGGAGAGTGCGTCGAGCGCGCGTCGGCGGCGGCAAGAATCCATGGCCGCGACCCGACGCGTGAGGCGGCGTGAACACCGCGCGCTCCGGGACCAGCGACGCAAGGCCCGCTTCCGCGCCGCTGCGCGTGGAGAAAGGGGGATCCGGCTTGCGCGCGCTATGGTAGCTTGGCCCAGGATGTCTCCCGACGGTCTCGCGACGGCGGAAGGAGATCTGGAGCGGACGCCGTTCGCTCATCTTTTCGTCTATGCCGTCGAGCATCGGCTGACCGGCGCGCTCATCCTGGTGGAGCCCACGGGCGCCGCGCACACGCTGCGGATCGTCCGGGGGAACCCCGTGAAGATCCGTCCGAGCGACGGGTACGCCCGGCTCGGGGAGATCCTGATCGAGGAGGGAGTGATCACCGCCGAGATCCTGGCGGAGGCGCTCGCGACAAGGGGCCTCCTGGGGGACGTGCTGCTGCTGTCGGGGTGCGTCGATGCCGCGACCATCGACTGGCTAGCCCAGGTCCAGTTCGTGCGGCGGATGATGCGCCTGTTCGATCTGCCTCCGGAGACGAAGTACCGCTACTTCGACGGCATCGACGCGCTGGCCGAGTGGGGGGGAGATCCCGCGAAGGTCGATCCCCTCGCGCTGCTCTGGGCGGGGCTGCGCGAGCACGGCGAGCGCTCGACGCGCCTCCAGCGGACCCTGGAGCGGATCGGGGCCGTGCCCCTCCGCCTGCACCCCGCCCTCGAGCCCGGCCGCTTCGGTTTCCGCGAGGGCGAGCTCGCGGTGATCGAGGCGCTGGAGAGCTCCACGCCCACGCTCGCCGCGCTCCTCCGATCCGGGGTCGCGCCGGAGCCGATCGTGCGCAAGCTCATCTACGCGCTGGCGATCACCCGCTATCTCGATTTCGGGACAGGCGGGCCCGTGGGCGCGGAGCTCTCGTCGAGCGTGCCGCCCGCGAGCGCGGCGAGCCTGTCGCTCGGGCGCGTGCAGCTGCGCGCGACCGTCCATCGCGTGGGCGCGGCCGCGCCGGATCCGGCCGGCGACGGGGAGCGCGCGCCGGTGCTCGTTCGAGGTCGCCGCCGAGATCGTCCTTCCTCGGAGCCGTCGCCCGTGTCGACCGTGTCGACCGTCACCGGCGCGTCCCCGCTCAGCGGAGGCTCGCTCTCCGCGGCCGTGGCCGCCGAGCTCGCCAGCGCCGCCGGCCTCGACGTCGGCCGCGCGGCGGGCGAGCCGTCCGAGGCCGACGGGGATCGCGAGCCGTGGGGATCGCTCGCTCCGGCCGACGAGGGCGCCGCCGGCGGTCCGTCGCGTCCCGAGGACCCCTGAGGCGAGCCACCCGCTATATAGGCCGCCGCGATGCCTGCGCCCGCGCGACGCCTGCTCCCCGCTCAGGTCCACCTCCCCTCCGGCGCCGTGGCGCGCCTGTCGGACGCCGCCGCGCGCGCTCACGCTTCATCCGTCTTCGGCGCTCCCGCACGCCGCGGCGTCGAGCGCGCGGCCATCGGCAGGTGCGCGCTCGACGTGCAGGTCCTCGCGGGCGCGTCGGTCCTGGCCGACGCGCGCGGCATGCCGCTGGATCCTCTTGGCCTCCCGCTCACCGATGCCCATGTCCTGCGCGCGCTCCTCGCTGCGGCCGGCATCGTGCCCGAGGAGCCAGGCGCCTACACCTGCGAGAACTGCAGCGCCCCGTTCGAGGTCGCTCCGTCGAGCCTGCTGGAGATCGGGCCGTTCACCGACGGCGAGCTCGACGATCCAGAGCTCGATCGCCCGTTCGACTTCGGCGTCTCGCACCCGATCCCGGCGCTGCGCGTGGGTCGCGCCGTCTGCCGCGCCGTACGCCTCGTGGAGCGCACGGTCGAGGAAGCGATGCCGCTCCTCCGCCTGCCCGCCGACGGCGTCCTCCGCATCACGCCGTCGCTGGTGGTGGCCATGGGGA encodes the following:
- a CDS encoding sigma-54-dependent transcriptional regulator, which encodes MPRGHVLVLDDERAILTTLQKALSLEGYTVDVAGGVGVAEEKLAKRSYDIALFDVSLPDGDGVELLQRIRVAGSELPVVMMSGHATVDAAVRATRLGAIDFLEKPLSTDRLLLVLENTLRLVRAEAEAKALRTQTGQVGELIGESRAMLDLREQIARAAKATATVFVTGERGTGKELVARAIHGASKRARGPLEKMNCAAVPSELIESEMFGHEAGAFTGATKQRRGKFERASGGTLFLDEVGDMPLAMQAKLLRVLQEREIERVGGHETIKVDVRVVAATNRDIEAACREGQFRPDLYDRLNVLPLSLPPLRARREDVPLLARHFLALATQANDRPGMAFTDGGMSMLVAYSFPGNVRELRNIIERLVILTPDETIDEGDVKVCLGGQQAAMKGGLFRPGVPFRVLAEEAERTILEEALGHHGGQMAATARGLGLERSHLYKKFKALGLRGDKGEAEDE